A window of Methanocaldococcus vulcanius M7 genomic DNA:
ATTCTCCTTTTAACATCATTTCTATATTTTCTTTTAGATTTTCAGAAATTACTCCATTCATTTCAGCAAAGTGTGCAGCGTGTTCTGCTTCTTCCATTGCAATTCTTCTTAAGACCTCTGCAACTTCTGGAAGACCTTCTCTCTGTGCTTGTCTTGCCATTGCTAAGTAGATCCCCACTTCTTTACACTCCCCCTCAAAGTTTGCTTGAACTTCTTTCTCTAAATCTGTTCCTTTTGTAACTCCTATTTTGTGTTCATTTATTAACTCCAATTCCATGATCTCACCTTATTTATTTTTATTGTCTTTCAGTTTGGTTGATGTATTAATGTTTTTGTATTATTTTTTTATATATTGGTT
This region includes:
- a CDS encoding ferritin-like domain-containing protein, with translation MELELINEHKIGVTKGTDLEKEVQANFEGECKEVGIYLAMARQAQREGLPEVAEVLRRIAMEEAEHAAHFAEMNGVISENLKENIEMMLKGECMANKEKKAAAKKAKELDIDPAHDFFDESSRDEARHARMLKGILDRYFK